The Clostridium sporogenes genome contains a region encoding:
- a CDS encoding competence/damage-inducible protein A, with product MKAEILCVGTELLLGDIVNTNAQYISKELANMGIEVYHHSVIGDNENRLLKELERAFNYCDLVITTGGLGPTKDDLTKESVAKFFQEDLILHQESLNQIEKRLLCFNKSMTESNKKQAYFPKNCTILENPNGTAPGFIIEKNNKIAIILPGPPYEMQPMFENKVIPYLGKLTNYTIKSKVLRITGIGESDVADLISDILENQTNPTVAPYAKQGETTLRITAKAHSEEKALSLISPVEEKVREILGDNIYGSGETSLEEVIANTLIKRNLTIATAESCTGGLLAGKLINFPGISSIFLEGAITYSNESKINRLNVKKETLEKYTAVSKEVALEMAEGIAKSSGTNIGISTTGVAGPSGGTYDKPIGLVYIGLYINGKAFVKELNYSGNRQFIRNITVTKALDFLRRNLK from the coding sequence ATGAAAGCAGAAATACTTTGTGTAGGAACTGAACTATTATTAGGTGACATTGTAAATACAAATGCCCAATATATATCTAAAGAATTAGCTAATATGGGGATAGAGGTCTATCATCACTCTGTAATTGGAGATAATGAAAATAGATTATTAAAAGAACTCGAAAGGGCCTTTAATTATTGTGATTTAGTTATAACTACTGGGGGTTTAGGACCTACCAAGGATGATCTTACTAAAGAATCCGTAGCTAAATTTTTTCAGGAAGATTTAATACTACATCAAGAATCCTTAAATCAAATAGAAAAAAGACTATTATGTTTTAATAAATCTATGACAGAAAGTAATAAAAAACAAGCTTACTTTCCTAAGAATTGTACAATACTAGAAAATCCTAATGGGACCGCGCCAGGATTTATAATAGAAAAAAATAATAAAATAGCTATAATACTGCCTGGCCCACCTTATGAAATGCAACCTATGTTTGAAAACAAAGTAATACCTTATTTAGGTAAACTAACAAATTATACTATAAAATCTAAAGTTTTAAGAATAACAGGCATAGGAGAAAGTGATGTAGCAGATTTAATAAGTGATATTTTAGAAAATCAAACTAATCCTACAGTAGCTCCTTATGCTAAACAAGGAGAAACTACATTAAGAATTACCGCTAAGGCACATTCTGAAGAAAAAGCCCTAAGTTTAATAAGCCCTGTAGAAGAAAAAGTAAGAGAAATACTAGGAGATAATATATATGGTTCTGGTGAAACTTCATTAGAAGAAGTTATTGCTAATACTCTTATAAAAAGAAATTTAACTATAGCTACAGCAGAATCTTGTACTGGTGGTTTACTAGCAGGAAAACTTATAAACTTTCCTGGTATATCATCTATATTTTTAGAAGGGGCTATAACTTATAGCAATGAATCTAAAATAAATAGATTAAATGTAAAAAAAGAAACCTTAGAAAAATATACAGCTGTAAGTAAGGAAGTGGCCCTAGAAATGGCTGAAGGTATAGCAAAATCTTCAGGTACAAATATAGGAATATCTACTACAGGGGTAGCAGGTCCTAGTGGTGGCACATATGATAAACCTATAGGATTAGTTTATATCGGTCTTTACATAAATGGCAAAGCCTTTGTTAAAGAATTAAATTATTCTGGTAACAGACAATTTATAAGAAATATAACTGTAACTAAAGCACTAGATTTTTTAAGAAGAAACTTAAAATAA